DNA sequence from the Parasphingorhabdus cellanae genome:
AAACGGGCGCGGTTAGCGGGGCTACTCGCTGTCGTGAGTAGAACCAAGTTAATCGGCTTTGTCGCTGATTTTCAACAGTTTTTCACAGAATCACGACAGAGAATGGACCCGGTAAGTCTGATGGACGATGATGCTAAGATAGACGCGTTAAAAAAGCGGATCGATCAAGCGACGTCGGAAGAAGCCGTTAGATCAGGCAAAACCCAAAAAGGGGTCGATGATAATTATCGGCTCGGAAACCGGGTTTTGGCGGATTTGATTGCGGGTATTGGTGGCGGTGCATTGGTCGGCTGGGTGCTGGACCATTTTATCGGAACCTCGCCTTGGCTTCTTTTGGTATTCCTGTTTCTAGGGATCATCGTGGCGTTCAGAAATATTATTAAACTCTCAAATGAGAGCGCAAAAAAGCACAAGTGATTTTGCGTACCATTTGAAAAACAGGGGTCCCTTGCGTGGCGACTGAAGAAGGTAAAATCGATCCAATGTACCAGTTCGAGGTACAGACGATTTTTGAGGGCTTTTCGTTGGGCGGTCAACAGATCGCTTTAACCAATAGCGCCGTATGGATGATGTTTTCCGTAGCCGCTTTATGGGCTTTTATGCTTGGCGGTATGAAGCGCGAGCTCGTGCCGGGGCGCTGGCAAATGATGGTCGAGGGCTTTACCGGCTTTATCGACAATATGATGGATGCGAATATCGGTCCGGCTGGCCGGAAATATGCGCCTTATGTATTTTCGCTCTTTATGTTCATATTATTTTCCAACGTTTTGGGCCTGCTGCCGGTAGGCGTGCTGGGTCTGCATCCCTTTACAGTGACCAGTCATTTGACGGTGACCGGTGTATTGGCAATTATCAGCTTCTCGATTGTTTTGATCGTTGGTTTTGCCAAGCATAAGCTTCACTTTTTCTCACTATTCGTTCCGCATGGCACGCCACTCCCAATGATTCCGTTTATTTTCATTGTTGAGCTATTGTCCTTCCTGGTTCGTCCTTTCAGCCTTGCACTGCGTTTGTTTGTAGCCATGACTGCGGGCCACATATTGCTGAAGGTTTTGGCGGGCTTTGTCATCAACAGTTCCAACGCAGGCGCCGGTTATGGCGTGCTCGTCGGTATCCCAAGTTTTGCGCTAATGATTGGTATTAGTGCTCTCGAATTGCTGGTGGCGGTTGTGCAGGCCTATGTGTTTGCGTTGCTGACATCGCTTTACATAAATGATGCAGAAAACCTGCATTGATTTGAAACAAGACTTTATTTCCAAACGATATTTTTGAACAGGAGTTATTATCATGGACGCAGAAGCAGCAAAATTATTGGGCGCAGGTCTGGCAGCAATTGGTGCCGGTGTAGCCGCCGTAGGTGTGGGTAACGTATTCGGAAGCTTCCTGGAAAGCGCATTGCGCAATCCATCAGCTGCTGACGGCCAACAGGGCCGTTTGTTCATCGGCTTTGCCGCTGCCGAGCTTTTGGGTCTGCTGGCATTTGTTGTCGCAATGATCCTGATTTTCGTTGCCTAATAATGATGTGAAACGAGCGGGGCGGCATTTGAACCGCTCCGCTGTTTCAAAATATTGGAGCCTCTGGTTCAATGCCACAAATTGATCAAATCGCCGCAACCTATGGATCTCAGATTTTCTGGCTTTTGCTGACATTCGGGATTACATTTTTTGTCATCGGTTTAGGCATGTTTCCGAAAATTCAAGGTACGGTTGATGCCCGGGATAAGCGGATTGCCGATGATCTTGAAGCGGCGCGTGCCGCTAATGTGACAGCGGACGAACTGGAAGAAAGCTACCGTGTCAAAATGGAAAATGACCGTAGCGAAGCGCAGGCCCTGGTAGAAGCGAGCAAGGCGAAGGCCAATGCCGCTGCGGAAAAGCGCAAAGATAAAGCCAATGCTGATATTGCCACCAAACTGGCGGCAGCAGAAGCGGACATCAAGGCGCGTGCCGGCGAAGCGTTAAAAGAGATTGAAGGCGTTTCCGCCGAAGTGGCGCAGGATATGGTTGCCAAAATTTCCGGTGCGAAAGTAACCAAAGCGGCAGCATTGAAAGAAACAAAGGCAGCTTTGAAACATGGTTGAAGCACAAGCACAGACAGATCAATCCAGTTCCGGACCAGAGGCCATGGACGCGGCGTCTGAAACGGTAGCAGAGCGGCTTGATACGCCGTTGGATAACGAACCTATGCCTGTTACCGGAGTGGAAGCGCTGGAAACAGGATCAACCGACGCGCATGTTTCGCCAGCGGTATTCGGTTTGGATGCAACCGTTTTTGTATCATTGTCGATGTTGGTTGTCGTTGCCCTAGTGCTTTGGAAAAAGGTGCCGGCGCTTATTGGTGCATCACTGGACAAGAAAATCGCCGATATTCGTGAGCAATTGGACGAAGCGAAAAAGCTGCGTGAAGAATCCGAAGAGCTGCGCGCAAAATATGAATCCCGTTTGCGAGCTGCCGACGACGAAGCAGCTGAAATCTTGGCGCAAGCAGAAAGCGAAGCCGAATTGGTGGTTGCGGATGCCAAAAAAGCCACGACCGATCTTATCGCTCGCCGCAAAAAAATGGCCGAAGATAAAATTGCCGCTGCCGAACGTGCCGCGGTTGCCGATGTTCGGGCAAAAGCAGCCAGTGCGGCCACGGTTGCGGCGCAGAACTTAATTGCCGCAAAGCATGATGCAGCTGCAGACAAGAGCCTGATCGACAAAACGATCAGCGATTTGGGTACTAAACTTAACTAATTCAGAGCATTTTGGCTTGGATTGGGCGCTGGTAATCATCAGCGCTCACGCTTAGATATAGATCATGTCAGGCCCACAATCTCCCGACCGTTTTAACGAAGACAAGGCGACCTATGCCGTACGCGGCAATGAAACACCGGACCTTGAAACGGGCATGGCGGCGATCCGTGAGACCTTAAATACACTACCGACCCGACCGGGCGTCTACAGGATGCAGGATAGTCGCGGCGATGTCCTTTACGTCGGCAAGGCCCGTTCCCTGAAAAACCGGGTCGGGTCCTATGTCCAGATGAACCGACTACCGCACAGATTGCTTCGTATGGTCGCGCAAACCCGGTCCATGACCATCGTGACGACGGGCAGCGAGGCAGAAGCACTGCTGCTTGAAGCGCAGTTGATTAAAAAATTTCGTCCCGCCTATAATGTGCTACTGCGCGACGACAAAAGCTTTCCCTTCATCTTGTTACGCGAGGATCATGACTTTCCGCGTATCCAGAAACATCGCGGGGCGCAAAAAGCGAAGGGCAGATATTTCGGACCCTTTGCCAGCGCAGGATCAGTCAATCAAACGCTGAACGCTTTGCAAAAGCTGTTTCTACTCAGATCCTGTACCGACAGTTTTTTCAACAACCGCTCGCGGCCTTGCTTGCTCTATCAAATCAAACGCTGCTCGGCGCCTTGCGTGGACCGGATTTCCAAGAATGATTATGCAGAGTTGGTTGAGGATTCGCGCAACTTCCTCTCTGGAAAATCTACGGAGGTGCAACAAAAACTGGGCGCGCAGATGGAGAAAGCGGCGGAAGATCTCGATTTCGAGATGGCGGCGCTTTATCGCGACCGCTTAAAGGCGCTTACCTTCATTCAGGGTAATCAGGCTGTTAACGCTGCAGGTCTGCCAGACGCAGATATATTCGCGCTGGCGGCCAAGGGTTCTACGGTTTGCGTACAGGCGTTTTTTATCCGCGGTGGGCAGAATTGGGGGCATCGCAGCTTCTTTCCGGCGCATACAACCCATGTTGAGATCGAAGAGGTGTTCTCCAGTTTCCTGATGCAATTTTATGATCGGATGCCGCCGCCGAAACTGGTATTGCTGGATCGCGAACTGCCTGATGAGGCTTTGTTGTCGGAAGCGCTTGGTACCCGCGCGGATTACAAGGTTAGCGTTTCAAAGCCCCAGCGGGGTGATCGCTTGAAGCTGCTCAAACAAGCGAGCCGAAACGCTGAGGAGGCGCTGGACCGGCGTTTGGCCGAATCATCTACCCAAGCGAAGATTATGCGTGAAATGGTCGATCTGCTGGAACTGGAAACAGTGCCAGACCGCATCGAGATTTACGATAACAGTCATATTCAAGGAACAAATATGGTCGGCGGTATGGTTGTTGCCGGGCCCGAGGGTTTTCGTAAAAATGCTTATCGCAAGTTCAACATCAAAAACCCTGACACCAAGCCCGGTGATGATTTCGCGATGATGCGAGAGGTGCTCGAACGGCGTTTCGCGCGTGCCCAAAAAGAGGATCCGGATCGGGAGAAGGGTGAATGGCCGGATCTCGTTCTGATCGACGGCGGTAAGGGGCAGATGAGTGCTGCGAAGGACGCGCTAGCGGAAATTGGAGTCGAAGATGTCAATATGATCGGCGTGTCCAAGGGGCCGGATCGCAATGCTGGGCGCGAGACTTTTCATTTTATCGACGGCCGAGAACTGAACTTGCCGATTAACAGCCCGGTGCTGTTTTACCTTCAACGCTTGCGCGACGAAGCACACAGGTTCGCGATTGGCGCGCATCGTCAGAAACGCGCTAAAACCGTTGGTCACAGTTCGCTCGATGATGTGCCGGGTATCGGTCCGGCTCGGAAAAAGGCGATGTTGCTGCATTTCGGAACCGCGCGGGCTGTGAAGAATGCATCGTTGGAAGACCTGCAGGGTGCACCCGGAGTTTCTGCAACTGTGGCGCAAAAAGTATATGACTATTTCCATGGCTAGCCTGCGAACCTCTGCGATTATCTGTTCCGTCCGGCAACATGGCGAACATGGTGCGGTGGTGCGCTCACTGACCCCGAGAAATGGATTGATGGCGGGCTATGTACGCGGTGCACGTTCACGAACGATGCGACCGGTGTTGATTCCTTCCAACATCGTGCAAGCCGATTATCGCGTGCGGACCGAGGCTCAACTCGCGTCGATGACGGCCGAATTGCAGCAAAGCCGGGGGCCGTATCTTGGGGAGCCTTTGGCCAGTTCCGCGCTGGGCTGGGTAACCGCGCTGACCGCTGCGATATTACCGGAAGAGCAAAATTATCCGCAGCTTCACTCGGCTCTGTCTGCCTTGCTGGATGCAATATGCGGTGCGCCATCGGCCAAGGGTTGGGCTGTAGCGTTGGTGCGCTATGAGCTGTTATTGTTGTCAGAGCTGGGATTTGGCTTGTCGCTCGATAGATGCGCAGTGACGGGCAGCGCGGATGATTTGGTCTATATTAGTCCCAAAAGTGCGACAGCGGTAAGCCAAGGGGCAGGGCAGATTTACAAGGATAGGCTCTTACCGTTACCAGACTTTCTAAAGGGCACAGCGAGTCCTGAATGGGATGATATTTTTGATGGTTTGAAGGTCACAGGGTTTTTTCTCAAACGTCACTTTTTCGAAGACAGCCGGAATGACGTCATGGCGGCGCGCTCGGTTTTGGTAGATCGATTAAAAAGGGTGGTTGCCTAATCCCGTTGAGCGGGGCAGGGAGTAGCGGAAACTTGGCCAAGAATTCTGGGGAGAATAACATGCATATTGCGGTGCTTGCAGGTGACGGCATTGGTCAGGAAATCATGGTCGAAGCCTTGCGGGTATTGGACGCTCTGGGACTCCCTGATTTGCGTTTGGATCATGCGGATGTCGGCGGCGTGGCATACAAGAACCACGGTCATCCATTGCCGCCAGAGACCCTGGAATTGGTCATGGCCGCCGATGCCGTATTATTTGGAG
Encoded proteins:
- the uvrC gene encoding excinuclease ABC subunit UvrC encodes the protein MSGPQSPDRFNEDKATYAVRGNETPDLETGMAAIRETLNTLPTRPGVYRMQDSRGDVLYVGKARSLKNRVGSYVQMNRLPHRLLRMVAQTRSMTIVTTGSEAEALLLEAQLIKKFRPAYNVLLRDDKSFPFILLREDHDFPRIQKHRGAQKAKGRYFGPFASAGSVNQTLNALQKLFLLRSCTDSFFNNRSRPCLLYQIKRCSAPCVDRISKNDYAELVEDSRNFLSGKSTEVQQKLGAQMEKAAEDLDFEMAALYRDRLKALTFIQGNQAVNAAGLPDADIFALAAKGSTVCVQAFFIRGGQNWGHRSFFPAHTTHVEIEEVFSSFLMQFYDRMPPPKLVLLDRELPDEALLSEALGTRADYKVSVSKPQRGDRLKLLKQASRNAEEALDRRLAESSTQAKIMREMVDLLELETVPDRIEIYDNSHIQGTNMVGGMVVAGPEGFRKNAYRKFNIKNPDTKPGDDFAMMREVLERRFARAQKEDPDREKGEWPDLVLIDGGKGQMSAAKDALAEIGVEDVNMIGVSKGPDRNAGRETFHFIDGRELNLPINSPVLFYLQRLRDEAHRFAIGAHRQKRAKTVGHSSLDDVPGIGPARKKAMLLHFGTARAVKNASLEDLQGAPGVSATVAQKVYDYFHG
- a CDS encoding F0F1 ATP synthase subunit C → MDAEAAKLLGAGLAAIGAGVAAVGVGNVFGSFLESALRNPSAADGQQGRLFIGFAAAELLGLLAFVVAMILIFVA
- a CDS encoding F0F1 ATP synthase subunit B family protein, with protein sequence MVEAQAQTDQSSSGPEAMDAASETVAERLDTPLDNEPMPVTGVEALETGSTDAHVSPAVFGLDATVFVSLSMLVVVALVLWKKVPALIGASLDKKIADIREQLDEAKKLREESEELRAKYESRLRAADDEAAEILAQAESEAELVVADAKKATTDLIARRKKMAEDKIAAAERAAVADVRAKAASAATVAAQNLIAAKHDAAADKSLIDKTISDLGTKLN
- a CDS encoding F0F1 ATP synthase subunit B family protein; the protein is MPQIDQIAATYGSQIFWLLLTFGITFFVIGLGMFPKIQGTVDARDKRIADDLEAARAANVTADELEESYRVKMENDRSEAQALVEASKAKANAAAEKRKDKANADIATKLAAAEADIKARAGEALKEIEGVSAEVAQDMVAKISGAKVTKAAALKETKAALKHG
- a CDS encoding AtpZ/AtpI family protein translates to MDPVSLMDDDAKIDALKKRIDQATSEEAVRSGKTQKGVDDNYRLGNRVLADLIAGIGGGALVGWVLDHFIGTSPWLLLVFLFLGIIVAFRNIIKLSNESAKKHK
- a CDS encoding F0F1 ATP synthase subunit A, whose product is MATEEGKIDPMYQFEVQTIFEGFSLGGQQIALTNSAVWMMFSVAALWAFMLGGMKRELVPGRWQMMVEGFTGFIDNMMDANIGPAGRKYAPYVFSLFMFILFSNVLGLLPVGVLGLHPFTVTSHLTVTGVLAIISFSIVLIVGFAKHKLHFFSLFVPHGTPLPMIPFIFIVELLSFLVRPFSLALRLFVAMTAGHILLKVLAGFVINSSNAGAGYGVLVGIPSFALMIGISALELLVAVVQAYVFALLTSLYINDAENLH
- the recO gene encoding DNA repair protein RecO, with the translated sequence MASLRTSAIICSVRQHGEHGAVVRSLTPRNGLMAGYVRGARSRTMRPVLIPSNIVQADYRVRTEAQLASMTAELQQSRGPYLGEPLASSALGWVTALTAAILPEEQNYPQLHSALSALLDAICGAPSAKGWAVALVRYELLLLSELGFGLSLDRCAVTGSADDLVYISPKSATAVSQGAGQIYKDRLLPLPDFLKGTASPEWDDIFDGLKVTGFFLKRHFFEDSRNDVMAARSVLVDRLKRVVA